A section of the Myxocyprinus asiaticus isolate MX2 ecotype Aquarium Trade chromosome 40, UBuf_Myxa_2, whole genome shotgun sequence genome encodes:
- the LOC127430463 gene encoding probable helicase senataxin isoform X4: protein MMEKCLWCTTSLETEGDAAIVNLLHRYSSGQLSEREMDALNEDLSCCLECVVEYHRARDKVPELHKRLWEMEKARLLRVLGSMLDQELEEDDLFIIEDDCEQPVSKISPTEFQNSLRFPLFEVLKYPYLLCYRELGDMVVKALCTLQDMKQSLNVFDKYQGTYLLLVHPNEKVRRWAIDAAKTMRSVDRDAYYDLQEIFSCMFYVIELGVSLDFPDLDPGSYAGGTVPRLPSHLYDSHNKKNYWLGICMLLTQLSAEAMDSLFMGQFNIPLCIINTMEGLKKEDDPASDPFWPALHCFMVILDRLGSKIWGQIDPNMAFQTVTGAASYVAEIRNIQQKTMGRMVKVEPEYEDNVVTCSQMVYDCYALEKPSQASGSSSSSGICNYVVYEDMQSLVSVLDSEMGQSMRVYGSTFLWFIPFVRSIIELPELNASYISEVLHYLCDKIRDNRHMLIGPTNVYDKVTEFFTRILIQIIELHVSKGRMGILSRCAPKWVEVIVMCTLLSDEPWNVVPQDRMGGIHRVSSTSKSLAVVGQLPASESGIGAIILGCMMLIRQLLKEKLRSGSDPCSTRFLNLLNKQLRGVPNKRWNLTSSESSELQQCLIRVVRSMPERSASPPSIVPVPSTHLVSPNAVISKNSVPTLHQQHVDQKVGPSRAGDASAFIKEEPLDDYENCISNEDYLSGLQDMIKAKKEPPNPALISEINPCVEFVHVKLDLEKLQEIKTRLNDNQNLSKIEAIAKRKLCEPEVRQCRVNSGQEELGHLSESSCPVNLQPVTSIKEECRFRAEVDHGNDDDDDEPLDITWKRLKKSHKLESSDSEVYGIDVQSNTRTTGTSKENLESSTIIISDDDYDEVSENDERPTKEIQGSLDKLCPVKNRPLEDPVLPESPVRDYDDLSESQLFEFETQQYVASAWDDLNVDATVLTMKPKLDQTLRLEPAPNDSSPSWSTETELIPDEDIERACRQSEDKIRQQLQPQEPAVSCALSSSKVASTAEYLDKFTKPKPPPDTSQKTNPSDKRDILQAKKPLIIETLAQKIRHKPRKRSTFSRYEEDHSGWTNPASSGLPSHSPSSSSISSPYVSTLTSRDTPAIVPPKKVRKAVEPKSTAERLGLKKKERKAFDLSQRSLNCVAKLRCHGQKVQVEPQQKKRRGCRTTKTSPQKRIVKGNKKLLASQDMQFFRQIREKHQRPATVSPTTLAPKPTRSTQPGEMHLLNSVATEEDCDFFPYPQPDPDHQEDNEKAAAKIKTNYTGETNEARGEGVGNGSIESKCFQNCELADVAVNTERGKVAKEEVDDEHMLLTQMEPTDIELCSQMEQFDEENGEGLLLTQRDPVDMDLDPVSESEQPILLAHKPLQTTPTPLSEAIRNDDHLFLKPGMSPLSQKKAKPSTTKIYTPSSRSASLVLEMEKEAKPPPASNVAKAKGARLPSAMAPPKTIPTLPFPQLPQPFPSKQSPRPLSHAPKSVVCSKMSLASEPPSYKIYQRPEAPVHKPVPTMDQSQKFDLSVLTQAILKWEYRMLANYKTFGSPDDLCQLPLKEVPEKFHSYLEYFNTLYPLLLMNVFEEIANEWLKEGRVKLYLKVQGIEYSNRTASASFIAGLTPESEIKQQYPKEDDLVLLWLPENTGAYAHDEPDFHEPQPHFGYVSRSIVSNRDPGTASTLNLTIQTRGNVSSVNSQLVLCEVIGSLISTLREFRALCLLRNGPMLRPVLAPHVAYFTDTRNSPLNLDTPEYNDDQARGIACGLAMIKRPQKTPNFLVIHGPPGTGKSKTIGGLLFKLLSSGGKAVAPVGNLPAKARRTRVLLCAPSNAAIDSLMKKVIVIFKDKCCDLNNPQGNCGDINLVRLGSERTISRSLKPFSLDHQTKARAQRAQQTVEADVQRQKEQLDQRIENLSQRCAKTKKDSADFKTFKESKLQLLNERERLSRQIKECRGKRHETQALVLQNAHVICCTLSTSGSIVLENAFRRLGHEPFSCVIIDEASQAKETETLIPMLYRCPAVILVGDPNQLPPTVVSQKAKEFGYGQSLMARLCKNLHPSIPQHSPILSLSVQYRMHPDICEFPSKYIYSNALKNDRFANLDCHLHHINVSSVRYLCLVLPVMGETAQKRCSFSWPFKPYRVFDVTDGQENKERDSFINPKEVTLVILLLKLICEKQSVRVGVITPYNAQKQRILDDIRESGIEKNKLLQVEVDTVDGFQGREMDCIIVSCVRASSEMGSIGFVGNRQRMNVTITRAKFSLFILGHLRTLREQSDWGALIEDARRRGNIIKTVERDFRSDARKILKPDQSLSHSPVGKPSTVTSHAPMETVPAPTSHNRHNVDYHLSGSSTLGSGQSRPQMPRLIPLDCPRDPRMTERPTDPRFGRRSAIGEQRPDRERRGLVSHHPTRRPTLHNRDSRNTAHSSRYSSKRHRR, encoded by the exons CGTTTGTGGGAAATGGAGAAGGCTCGACTCTTACGTGTGTTGGGGTCCATGTTGGATCAGGAGCTGGAGGAGGATGATCTCTTCATCATTGAAGATGATTGTGAACAACCAGTGTCAAAAATCTCACCTACAGAATTCCAGAACAGTCTGCGCTTCCCGCTGTTTGAAGTTCTGAAATACCCGTACCTACTCTGCTACCGTGAGCTGG GTGATATGGTGGTTAAGGCCTTATGTACATTGCAGGATATGAAACAGTCTTTGAATGTGTTTGACAAGTATCAAGGAACATATCTGCTGCTTGTTCATCCCAATGAAAAG GTGCGTCGTTGGGCAATTGATGCAGCGAAAACCATGAGGAGTGTGGACAGAGATGCATACTATGACCTTCAAGAAATCTTCTCTTGCATGTTTTATGTCATCGAGCTGGGAGTTTCTCTGGATTTTCCAGATTTGGATCCAGGGTCTTATGCAGGGGGCACTGTACCGAGGCTTCCCTCTCACCTCTATGACTCACACAATAAGAAGAACTACTGGCTAG GCATCTGCATGTTACTAACGCAGCTAAGCGCTGAAGCAATGGACTCTTTGTTCATGGGACAGTTCAATATTCCACTCTGCATAATCAACACAATGGAAGGGTTGAAAAAGG AGGATGACCCAGCTTCTGACCCATTCTGGCCAGCTCTCCACTGTTTTATGGTAATTCTGGACCGGCTCGGTTCTAAGATCTGGGGTCAGATAGACCCTAACATGGCTTTCCAGACCGTTACTGGAGCAGCCAGCTATGTTGCAGAAATAAGAAACATTCAACAAAAAACTATGGG GAGAATGGTTAAAGTAGAGCCAGAGTATGAAGACAATGTGGTGACTTGCAGTCAGATGGTGTATGACTGTTATGCCTTGGAAAAGCCAAGCCAA GCATCTGGCTCATCGTCCAGCAGTGGTATTTGCAACTATGTGGTCTATGAGGATATGCAGTCCCTGGTCAGTGTGCTTGATTCTGAGATGGGCCAGAGTATGCGTGTATATGGCAGCACTTTCCTGTGGTTCATTCCATTTGTCCGTTCCATAATAGAACTTCCAGAGCTGAACGCCTCCTATATTAGTGAGGTCCTTCACTACCTTTGTGATAAGATACGGGATAATCGACACATGCTAATTGGACCGACAAATGTATATGACAAAGTGACAGAGTTTTTCACCCGCATCCTTATTCAAATAATTGAGTTGCACGTTAGTAAAGGACGTATGGGAATACTCTCTCGTTGTGCCCCCAAGTGGGTGGAAGTGATCGTCATGTGTACGCTCCTATCAGATGAACCATGGAATGTTGTACCTCAAGACAGGATGGGTGGGATTCACCGAGTCAGTTCAACCTCAAAGTCTCTTGCCGTGGTAGGGCAACTACCTGCATCTGAAAGTGGCATTGGTGCTATAATTCTAGGCTGCATGATGCTGATTCGACAACTGCTGAAGGAAAAGCTTCGGTCGGGATCTGACCCATGCTCTACCCGTTTTCTGAATTTACTTAACAAGCAGCTGCGTGGAGTTCCAAATAAACGATGGAACCTTACATCATCTGAATCTTCCGAGCTTCAACAGTGTTTAATAAGAGTGGTCCGGTCAATGCCAGAACGATCTGCTTCTCCGCCCTCTATAGTTCCTGTCCCATCTACACATTTAGTGTCTCCAAATGCTGTTATTTCCAAAAATTCAGTGCCGACCCTACATCAGCAACACGTAGACCAGAAGGTAGGTCCAAGCAGAGCAGGAGATGCATCTGCTTTTATCAAAGAGGAGCCACTTGATGATTATGAAAACTGCATTTCTAATGAGGATTACTTGAGTGGTCTTCAAGACATGATAAAAGCTAAAAAGGAACCTCCCAACCCAGCACTGATTTCAGAGATAAATCCTTGTGTAGAGTTTGTGCACGTTAAATTAGACTTGGAAAAACTGCAGGAAATTAAAACCAGATTAAATGATAACCAGAATTTGTCTAAGATTGAAGCAATTGCCAAAAGAAAGCTTTGTGAACCAGAGGTTAGACAATGCAGAGTCAACAGTGGCCAGGAAGAGCTAGGGCACTTGTCTGAGAGTTCTTGTCCTGTAAATTTGCAACCTGTGACCTCCATTAAGGAGGAATGTCGATTTAGAGCTGAGGTGGATCAtggtaatgatgatgatgatgatgaacctCTTGATATCACATGGAAACGATTGAAAAAATCCCACAAGCTTGAATCTAGTGATTCAGAAGTTTATGGTATTGATGTACAATCAAATACCAGAACCACGGGAACCTCAAAGGAAAACTTGGAGTCCAGTACAATCATCATCTCTGATGATGATTATGACGAAGTTTCTGAAAATGATGAAAGGCCAACAAAGGAGATCCAGGGGTCTCTCGACAAATTATGTCCAGTAAAGAATAGACCTCTAGAAGATCCAGTCTTGCCTGAGAGTCCAGTGCGAGACTATGATGATCTCAGTGAGTCACAATTATTTGAGTTTGAGACCCAGCAATATGTGGCATCCGCCTGGGATGATTTGAATGTTGACGCAACTGTTTTGACGATGAAGCCCAAATTAGACCAAACACTCAGGCTGGAGCCTGCTCCTAATGACTCCTCTCCCTCGTGGAGTACAGAGACCGAACTAATTCCAGATGAGGACATTGAGAGGGCCTGTCGGCAATCGGAAGATAAGATCAGACAACAGCTACAACCACAAGAGCCAGCTGTTTCATGTGCATTGTCATCGTCCAAAGTAGCCAGTACGGCAGAGTACTTGGATAAATTCACGAAACCAAAACCTCCACCAGACACAAGCCAAAAAACAAATCCGTCTGATAAGAGAGACATTTTGCAGGCTAAAAAGCCATTAATAATTGAGACCCTTGCTCAAAAAATCAGGCACAAACCCCGGAAACGCAGCACTTTTTCGCGGTATGAAGAGGATCATTCAGGTTGGACCAATCCAGCTTCATCTGGTCTGCCATCACACTCTCCATCCTCCAGCTCCATTTCTTCTCCTTACGTTTCTACCTTAACATCACGTGACACACCTGCCATTGTTCCACCAAAGAAGGTTCGTAAAGCTGTTGAGCCAAAATCAACAGCGGAGCGTTTGGGAttgaaaaagaaggaaagaaaagcTTTTGATCTTTCTCAACGTTCCCTGAATTGTGTTGCTAAACTTCGGTGCCATGGCCAGAAAGTGCAAGTGGAGCCACAACAAAAGAAAAGACGAGGGTGTCGCACCACTAAGACCTCTCCGCAGAAACGTATAGTAAAGGGCAACAAGAAACTTTTGGCATCTCAAGACATGCAGTTTTTCAGGCAAATTCGTGAGAAGCATCAGAGGCCAGCAACAGTATCCCCCACAACACTGGCTCCCAAACCAACAAGGAGCACCCAACCTGGTGAAATGCATCTGTTAAATTCAGTTGCAACTGAAGAGGATTGTGATTTCTTCCCCTATCCTCAGCCAGATCCTGACCATCAGGAAGACAATGAAAAGGCTGCAGCCAAAATTAAAACCAACTACACTGGTGAAACCAATGAGGCTAGAGGTGAAGGGGTTGGAAATGGTAGTATAGAGTCCAAATGCTTTCAAAACTGTGAGCTTGCTGATGTCGCTGTCAACACTGAAAGGGGAAAAGTTGCAAAAGAAGAGGTTGATGATGAACACATGCTGCTCACTCAGATGGAACCTACAGACATTGAACTGTGCTCTCAAATGGAACAATTTGATGAAGAAAATGGTGAAGGATTACTTCTTACCCAGAGAGATCCTGTTGACATGGACCTTGATCCAGTTAGCGAGTCAGAGCAGCCAATTTTGTTGGCACATAAACCTCTGCAGACTACTCCCACCCCACTTTCGGAAGCCATACGTAATGACGATCATTTGTTCTTGAAGCCTGGCATGTCACCCTTGTCTCAGAAAAAGGCCAAACCTTCCACCACAAAAATATACACCCCCAGCTCCCGCAGTGCTTCACTTGTCCTGGAAATGGAAAAAGAGGCAAAGCCGCCTCCTGCATCTAATGTTGCTAAAGCTAAGGGTGCCCGACTGCCTTCAGCAATGGCACCCCCAAAAACAATTCCTACTTTGCCTTTTCCACAATTGCCACAGCCATTTCCTTCCAAACAAAGTCCCCGGCCTCTGAGCCATGCCCCTAAATCAGTAGTTTGTTCTAAAATGAGCCTTGCCTCTGAACCACCATCTTACAAAATATACCAAAGACCTGAAGCTCCAGTTCACAAACCAGTGCCCACGATGGATCAAAGCCAGAAATTTGACCTTTCAGTCTTGACCCAAGCAATACTTAAGTGGGAATATAGGATGCTTGCTAACTACAAAACGTTTGGGAGTCCAGATGACCTGTGTCAACTGCCACTGAAAGAAGTGCCAGAAAAATTCCATAGCTACCTGGAGTACTTCAACACCTTGTACCCCCTGCTGCTAATGAATGTTTTTGAAGAG ATAGCCAATGAATGGCTCAAAGAGGGGAGAGTCAAACTATATCTCAAGGTCCAGGGTATTGAATACAGCAATCGCACAGCTAGCGCCAGCTTTATAG CAGGCCTTACTCCGGAGAGTGAAATAAAACAACAGTATCCCAAAGAAGATGACCTTGTGCTGCTTTGGCTGCCGGAGAACACTGGGGCATATGCACACGATGAACCTGATTTTCACGAACCACAACCTCATTTTGGATACGTATCCCGGTCCATTGTTTCCAACAGAGATCCAG GTACTGcctcaaccctaaacctgacGATTCAGACTCGTGGTAACGTATCTTCGGTGAATTCCCAGCTTGTGCTCTGCGAAGTAATTGGATCTTTGATCAGCACATTACGGGAGTTCCGTGCACTGTGTTTGCTGCGAAATGGACCAATGTTGCGTCCTGTTCTTGCTCCACATGTGGCATATTTCACTGACACTAGGAACAGCCCATTAAACCTGGATACACCA GAGTACAATGATGACCAGGCCAGGGGAATAGCCTGTGGTCTTGCCATGATAAAGAGACCACAGAAGACACCAAATTTTCTCGTCATTCATGGTCCTCCAGGAACTGGGAAGAGTAAAACCATTGGAGGCCTGCTGTTTAAACTACTGTCTTCG GGTGGTAAAGCTGTTGCTCCAGTGGGGAACCTTCCCGCCAAGGCTCGGCGAACACGTGTTCTGCTCTGTGCTCCCTCTAATGCTGCCATCGACAGTCTGATGAAGAAAGTCATTGTGATCTTTAAAGATAAATGCTGTGACCTCAACAATCCACAAG gTAACTGTGGTGACATAAACCTGGTAAGGTTAGGAAGTGAAAGAACCATCTCAAGATCTCTGAAACCCTTCAGCCTTGACCACCAGACTAAAGCGAGAGCAC AGCGAGCCCAGCAGACTGTAGAAGCTGATGTACAAAGGCAGAAGGAGCAACTGGACCAGAGAATTGAAAATCTCTCCCAGCGCTGTGCAAAGACCAAGAAAGATTCGGCTGAT TTCAAGACATTTAAGGAGTCCAAGTTGCAGCTTCTAAACGAAAGAGAAAGACTGAGTCGGCAGATTAAAGAG TGTCGTGGTAAGAGACATGAAACTCAGGCTCTGGTGCTGCAGAATGCTCATGTGATCTGCTGCACGCTCAGCACCAGCGGAAGTATCGTTCTCGAAAACGCATTCCGTCGACTTGGACATGAACCCTTCAGCTGTGTCATCATCGACGAG GCTAGTCAGGCAAAAGAAACGGAGACGCTGATCCCAATGTTATACCGATGTCCTGCCGTAATCCTTGTTGGTGATCCCAATCAGCTTCCACCAACGGTGGTCTCCCAG AAAGCAAAGGAGTTTGGCTATGGTCAGTCTCTTATGGCAAGGTTATGTAAAAACCTTCATCCATCAATCCCGCAACACTCCCCCATCCTCTCCCTCAGCGTGCAGTACCGCATGCACCCTGACATCTGTGAATTCCCCTCCAAGTACATCTACAGCAATGCGCTTAAGAATGACCG ATTCGCAAACTTGGACTGCCACCTTCACCATATCAATGTGTCCTCTGTgcgatacctgtgccttgtcctacctGTGATGgg TGAGACAGCTCAGAAGCGCTGTTCCTTCAGCTGGCCCTTCAAGCCCTACAGAGTGTTCGATGTGACGGATGGACAAGAGAATAAGGAGAGAGA TTCATTTATAAACCCCAAAGAGGTGACGCTagtaattcttctgttgaaactgaTTTGTGAGAAGCAGTCGGTGCGGGTGGGTGTCATCACACCCTACAATGCCCAGAAACAACGGATACTGGATGACATCAGGGAGTCGGGCATAGAAAAAAACAAGCTCCTTCA GGTGGAAGTGGATACTGTCGATGGCTTTCAGGGCAGAGAAATGGACTGCATCATTGTGTCTTGTGTGAGAGCGAGCAGTGAAATGGGTTCCATCGG GTTTGTTGGAAATCGGCAGAGGATGAATGTGACCATTACGAGAGCCAAATTTAGTCTGTTCATACTGGGACATCTACGCACACTCAGG GAACAGAGCGACTGGGGAGCGTTGATCGAGGATGCCAGGAGGCGTGGAAATATAATCAAGACAGTGGAGAGAGATTTCCGAAGCGACGCAAGAAAGATTCTTAAACCAGATCAAAGTCTCTCTCATTCGCCTGTTGGCAAACCGAGCACTGTGACATCGCATGCACCCATGGAAACAGTTCCTGCCCCCACGTCACATAACCGCCACAATGTTGACTACCATCTGAGCGGCTCTTCCACCTTGGGCAGTGGTCAATCAAGACCGCAGATGCCACGGCTAATACCTTTGGACTGCCCTAGAGACCCACGAATGACTGAAAGGCCCACAGACCCCCGCTTTGGTCGCCGCTCTGCAATCGGAGAACAGAGGCCGGACAGAGAGAGGCGGGGCTTAGTGTCACACCATCCAACACGCAGACCCACGCTGCATAATAGGGACTCTCGTAATACCGCCCACTCTTCCCGATACTCTTCAAAACGCCACAGGAGATAA